Proteins from a genomic interval of Bradyrhizobium sp. CCGB01:
- a CDS encoding MaoC family dehydratase, whose translation MNEVWKKPPISLEAYQAMVGKEIGVSSWHLVDQPRIDTYADVIEDHQFIHVDPERAKKETAFGTTIAHGFLTMSLLSIMSYEVMPVIAGTTMGVNYGFDKLRFISPVRSGKRVRGRFVLAEAKLRKPNELQSRTNVTVEIEGEDKPALVAEWLGLIYFA comes from the coding sequence GTGAACGAAGTCTGGAAGAAGCCGCCGATTTCCCTGGAAGCCTATCAGGCCATGGTCGGCAAGGAGATCGGCGTGTCGTCGTGGCACCTGGTCGATCAGCCCCGCATCGACACCTATGCCGACGTGATCGAGGATCACCAGTTCATCCATGTCGATCCCGAGCGCGCCAAGAAAGAGACCGCGTTCGGCACCACCATCGCGCACGGCTTTCTCACGATGTCGCTGCTGTCGATCATGTCCTACGAGGTGATGCCGGTGATCGCAGGCACCACGATGGGCGTCAATTACGGTTTCGACAAGCTGCGCTTCATCTCGCCGGTGCGCTCGGGAAAACGCGTTCGCGGCCGTTTCGTGCTGGCGGAAGCCAAGCTGCGCAAGCCCAACGAATTGCAGTCCCGCACCAACGTCACCGTGGAGATCGAAGGCGAGGACAAGCCCGCGCTGGTCGCGGAGTGGCTGGGCCTGATCTATTTCGCCTGA
- a CDS encoding isobutyryl-CoA dehydrogenase — translation MQFALNEDQVAVRDMALAFAAEKIAPHALRWDEEKHFPVDVMREAATLGMGGIYIREDVGGSAMTRFDAALIFEALATGCPTTSAFISIHNMASWMIDAYGSDTQRHTWLPKLCIMELIASYCLTEPGAGSDAAALRTRAVRDGDHYVLNGQKQFISGAGGTDLLVAMVRTGGDGPGGISTLVIDGKTPGVSFGANERKMGWNAQPTRAVIFENARVPVANRLGEEGVGFKIAMAGLDGGRLNITACSLGGAQTALDKARSYMKERKAFGKRLDEFQALQFRLADMAIELEAARTFLWRAAAALDRKDPDATMLCAMAKRFGTDVGFEVANHALQLHGGYGYLSEYGIEKIVRDLRVHQILEGTNEIMRLIVARKLIEGAR, via the coding sequence ATGCAATTCGCTCTGAACGAGGATCAGGTCGCGGTTCGCGACATGGCGTTGGCGTTTGCGGCGGAAAAGATCGCGCCGCACGCGTTGCGCTGGGACGAGGAAAAGCATTTCCCCGTCGACGTGATGCGCGAAGCCGCGACGCTCGGCATGGGCGGCATCTACATCCGCGAGGATGTCGGCGGCTCCGCCATGACGCGGTTCGACGCGGCGCTGATCTTCGAAGCGCTGGCGACGGGCTGCCCGACGACTTCGGCCTTCATCTCCATCCACAACATGGCGAGCTGGATGATCGATGCCTATGGCAGCGACACCCAGCGCCACACATGGCTGCCAAAGCTCTGCATCATGGAGCTGATCGCGAGCTACTGCCTGACCGAGCCGGGTGCCGGCTCCGACGCGGCAGCCCTGCGCACCCGCGCCGTGCGCGACGGCGATCATTACGTGCTCAACGGCCAGAAGCAGTTCATCTCGGGCGCCGGCGGCACCGACCTTCTGGTCGCGATGGTGCGCACCGGCGGCGATGGCCCGGGCGGCATTTCGACCCTCGTCATCGATGGCAAGACGCCGGGCGTGTCGTTCGGCGCCAATGAACGCAAGATGGGCTGGAACGCGCAGCCAACCCGCGCCGTGATCTTCGAGAACGCCCGCGTGCCGGTCGCCAACCGCCTCGGCGAGGAGGGCGTCGGCTTCAAGATCGCGATGGCCGGCCTCGACGGCGGCCGTCTCAACATCACGGCGTGCTCGCTCGGCGGCGCACAGACGGCGCTCGACAAGGCGCGTTCCTACATGAAGGAACGCAAGGCGTTTGGAAAACGTCTCGACGAATTCCAGGCGCTGCAATTCCGCCTGGCCGACATGGCGATCGAGCTGGAGGCCGCGCGCACCTTCCTGTGGCGTGCCGCCGCCGCGCTGGACCGCAAGGATCCTGACGCCACCATGCTGTGCGCGATGGCAAAACGCTTCGGCACCGATGTCGGTTTCGAGGTCGCCAACCACGCGCTGCAGCTTCATGGCGGCTACGGTTACCTCAGTGAATACGGCATCGAGAAGATCGTGCGCGACCTGCGCGTGCACCAGATCCTCGAAGGCACCAATGAAATCATGCGGCTCATCGTGGCGCGCAAACTGATCGAGGGCGCGCGATGA
- a CDS encoding SDR family NAD(P)-dependent oxidoreductase, translating into MAIRFDGRVAIVTGAGNGLGRAHALGLASRGAKVVVNDFGGARDGSGGSLSPAEAVVEEIRKAGGTAMADGADVSNFEQVTAMVARATKEWGSVDLMCANAGILRDKSFGKMEAADFQKVLDVHLVGTFYCCKAAWAGMRDRNYGRIVLTTSSSGLYGNFGQANYGAAKSGMVGLMNVLAEEGRKNNIRVNIISPTAATRMTEELLPPQALQLMKPNAITPAVEYMLSEDAPTRTIMGAGAGSFAVIKILESEGINLPEAEWTPDAVAAHFEEISDMSKAKALQGAFEQTQKYVAQAAARAGIKL; encoded by the coding sequence ATGGCAATCAGGTTCGACGGACGCGTCGCCATCGTCACCGGCGCGGGTAATGGCCTCGGACGCGCGCATGCGCTGGGGCTGGCCAGCCGCGGCGCAAAAGTCGTCGTCAACGATTTCGGAGGCGCGCGTGACGGCAGCGGCGGCTCGCTGTCGCCGGCCGAAGCCGTGGTCGAGGAGATCCGCAAGGCCGGTGGCACCGCGATGGCCGACGGCGCCGACGTCTCCAATTTCGAACAGGTCACCGCCATGGTCGCGCGCGCCACCAAGGAATGGGGCAGCGTCGATCTGATGTGCGCCAATGCCGGCATTTTGCGCGACAAGTCGTTCGGCAAGATGGAAGCGGCCGATTTCCAGAAGGTGCTCGACGTGCACCTCGTCGGCACCTTCTATTGCTGCAAGGCGGCCTGGGCCGGCATGCGCGATCGCAATTACGGTCGCATCGTGCTGACCACGTCGTCCTCCGGCCTCTACGGCAATTTCGGCCAGGCCAATTACGGCGCGGCGAAATCCGGCATGGTCGGTCTGATGAACGTGCTGGCCGAGGAGGGCCGCAAGAACAACATCCGCGTCAACATCATCTCGCCGACGGCGGCGACCCGCATGACCGAAGAGCTGCTGCCGCCGCAGGCGCTGCAGCTGATGAAGCCGAACGCGATCACGCCCGCGGTCGAGTACATGCTGAGCGAGGACGCGCCGACCCGCACCATCATGGGCGCCGGTGCAGGATCGTTTGCCGTGATCAAGATCCTGGAGAGCGAAGGCATCAACCTGCCGGAAGCTGAGTGGACGCCGGACGCGGTTGCTGCACATTTCGAAGAGATCAGCGACATGTCGAAGGCCAAGGCGCTGCAAGGCGCGTTCGAGCAGACGCAGAAATACGTGGCCCAGGCCGCGGCACGGGCGGGGATCAAGCTCTGA
- a CDS encoding enoyl-CoA hydratase/isomerase family protein, with the protein MSSVEEGDLIVRREGAAGVIRLNRPKAINAMTLEMSIGIDAALDKFESDPEVAVIILEGSGERGLCAGGDIRGLWESSREGGDLGARFWRQEYIMNARIAKYPKPYVAFMDGLVMGGGVGLSGHASHRVVTDRTKLAMPEVGLGFFPDVGGTWLLSRSPGEIGTYFGLTGQTMNGPDAIHAKFADAVVPAAKWPELREALTKVRPDVTAAEVTKLVNGYATGETAGPVAANEPAIDALFGFDRMEDIVAALKRDGSEFALATLKTLNEKSPRGMVVTLKLLRLARTASSLEECLVCEYRAAREVFRSDDFREGVRAAVIDKDRNPTWSPPRIEDVTPEMLAPYLAGIGTDELKFN; encoded by the coding sequence ATGAGTTCAGTGGAAGAGGGCGATCTCATCGTCCGCCGCGAGGGCGCGGCGGGCGTAATCCGCCTCAACCGTCCCAAGGCGATCAATGCCATGACGCTGGAGATGTCCATCGGCATAGACGCGGCGCTCGATAAGTTCGAGAGCGATCCGGAAGTGGCCGTCATCATCCTGGAAGGCTCCGGCGAACGCGGGCTTTGCGCTGGCGGCGATATCCGCGGCCTCTGGGAGAGCTCGCGCGAAGGCGGTGATCTCGGCGCGCGGTTCTGGCGCCAGGAATACATCATGAATGCGCGGATCGCGAAGTACCCGAAGCCGTACGTCGCATTCATGGATGGTCTCGTGATGGGGGGCGGCGTAGGGCTATCAGGCCACGCAAGCCATCGTGTCGTGACGGATCGAACCAAGCTCGCGATGCCCGAGGTCGGGCTGGGCTTTTTCCCTGACGTTGGCGGCACCTGGCTGCTATCGCGCTCGCCCGGCGAGATCGGCACTTACTTTGGCCTGACCGGCCAGACCATGAACGGCCCCGATGCGATCCACGCGAAATTCGCGGACGCCGTGGTGCCGGCGGCCAAATGGCCCGAGCTGCGCGAGGCGCTGACCAAGGTTCGTCCCGACGTGACTGCGGCCGAGGTCACCAAGCTCGTCAACGGCTATGCGACGGGCGAGACCGCGGGGCCCGTCGCCGCAAATGAGCCTGCTATCGACGCATTGTTCGGCTTCGACCGCATGGAGGATATCGTCGCCGCGCTCAAGCGCGACGGCTCCGAATTCGCGCTGGCCACGCTGAAGACACTCAACGAAAAATCTCCGCGCGGCATGGTGGTGACGCTGAAGCTGTTGCGGCTGGCGCGCACGGCGTCGAGCCTGGAAGAGTGTCTGGTGTGCGAATATCGCGCCGCGCGGGAAGTCTTCCGCAGCGACGATTTCCGCGAGGGCGTCCGCGCGGCCGTGATCGACAAGGACCGCAATCCGACCTGGTCGCCGCCACGCATCGAGGATGTCACGCCGGAGATGCTTGCGCCGTATCTCGCCGGGATCGGTACTGATGAGCTGAAGTTCAACTAA
- a CDS encoding CoA-acylating methylmalonate-semialdehyde dehydrogenase translates to MRSVGHFIGGKEVKGTSGRTADVFEPMTGDVQAKVALASKAEVRAAIENARAAQPEWAATNPQRRARVMMKFVELVQRDYDKLAELLAREHGKTVPDAKGDIQRGLEVAEFACGIPHLMKGEYTEGAGPGIDIYSMRQALGVVAGITPFNFPAMIPMWKFAPAIACGNAFILKPSERDPGVPMLLAELMIEAGLPAGILNVVNGDKEAVDAILDDPDIKAVGFVGSTPIAQYIYERAAQTGKRCQCFGGAKNHAIIMPDADMDQAVDALIGAGYGSAGERCMAVSVAVPVGKSTADRLMEKLIPRVESLKIGTSIDPSADYGPLVTREAVEKVKSYIDIGIKEGATLAVDGRGFKMQGYENGFYLGGSLFDNVTKDMRIYKEEIFGPVLSVVRAHDYKEALALPSDHDYGNGVAIFTRDGDAARDFAAKVNVGMVGVNVPIPVPIAYYTFGGWKKSGFGDLNQHGPDSVRFYTKTKTVTSRWPSGVKEGAEFSIPLMK, encoded by the coding sequence ATGCGTTCAGTCGGACATTTCATCGGTGGCAAGGAAGTGAAGGGCACGTCGGGCCGGACGGCGGACGTCTTCGAGCCGATGACCGGTGACGTCCAGGCCAAGGTCGCACTGGCGTCCAAGGCCGAGGTCCGGGCCGCCATCGAGAACGCCCGTGCCGCCCAGCCGGAATGGGCCGCGACCAACCCGCAGCGCCGCGCCCGCGTGATGATGAAGTTCGTCGAGCTGGTGCAGCGTGACTACGACAAGCTCGCCGAGCTGCTCGCCCGCGAGCACGGCAAGACCGTGCCGGACGCCAAGGGCGACATTCAGCGCGGCCTCGAAGTCGCGGAGTTCGCCTGCGGCATCCCGCATCTGATGAAGGGCGAGTACACCGAAGGCGCCGGCCCCGGCATCGACATCTATTCCATGCGCCAGGCGCTCGGCGTCGTCGCCGGCATCACGCCGTTCAACTTCCCGGCGATGATCCCGATGTGGAAGTTCGCCCCCGCCATCGCCTGCGGCAATGCCTTCATTCTGAAGCCGTCCGAGCGCGACCCCGGCGTGCCGATGCTGCTCGCCGAGCTGATGATCGAGGCGGGCCTGCCGGCCGGTATCCTCAACGTCGTCAACGGCGACAAGGAAGCGGTCGACGCCATCCTCGACGATCCCGATATCAAGGCCGTGGGCTTCGTCGGCTCCACGCCGATCGCGCAATACATCTATGAGCGCGCGGCACAGACCGGCAAACGCTGCCAGTGTTTCGGCGGCGCCAAGAACCACGCCATCATCATGCCCGACGCGGACATGGACCAGGCCGTCGACGCGCTGATCGGTGCCGGCTACGGCTCGGCCGGCGAGCGCTGCATGGCCGTCTCCGTCGCCGTCCCCGTCGGCAAGTCCACCGCCGACCGGCTGATGGAAAAGCTGATCCCGCGCGTCGAGTCGCTCAAGATCGGCACCTCGATCGATCCGTCGGCCGATTACGGTCCGCTGGTGACCCGCGAGGCGGTCGAGAAGGTCAAGAGCTACATCGACATTGGCATCAAGGAAGGCGCGACGCTCGCCGTCGACGGCCGCGGCTTCAAGATGCAGGGCTACGAGAACGGCTTCTATCTCGGCGGTTCGCTGTTCGACAACGTCACCAAGGACATGCGGATCTACAAGGAAGAGATCTTTGGCCCGGTGCTCTCGGTCGTGCGTGCGCACGACTACAAGGAGGCGCTGGCGCTGCCGTCCGACCATGACTATGGCAACGGTGTTGCGATCTTCACCCGCGACGGCGACGCCGCGCGCGACTTCGCGGCCAAGGTCAATGTCGGCATGGTCGGCGTCAACGTGCCGATCCCGGTGCCGATCGCCTATTACACCTTCGGCGGCTGGAAGAAGTCGGGCTTCGGCGATCTCAACCAGCACGGCCCGGACTCGGTCCGCTTCTACACCAAGACCAAGACGGTGACCTCGCGCTGGCCGTCCGGCGTCAAGGAAGGTGCGGAGTTCTCGATCCCGCTGATGAAGTAG
- a CDS encoding LysR family transcriptional regulator, which translates to MLDQGHIDWDDFRFVLAIVRGGSVSAAAKQLGVDHATVIRRVDRLEKHLSAKLFDRRKTGYLLTEAGQRVADSAETMESTIVANQEQVGGSVARLTGTVRIGAPDGFGTAFLAPRLAPFADRYPDLDLQLVATARLFSLSKREADIAISLTMPKEGRIVGRKLLDYRLGLYAAPAYLERFPEITSREVLPQHRFVGYIEELLFTPELDYLPQVSPRISARLRSANLIAQLNATLAGFGIAVLPHFMASDYPQLVAVLPEEISITRTFWMLMHADSKDLARIRAVADYISEIVERERALFAGRTS; encoded by the coding sequence ATGCTGGATCAAGGTCACATCGATTGGGACGACTTCCGCTTCGTGCTGGCCATCGTTCGGGGCGGCTCGGTGTCGGCTGCGGCAAAACAGCTCGGGGTCGACCATGCCACGGTGATCCGCCGCGTGGACCGGCTGGAGAAGCACCTTTCGGCCAAGCTGTTTGACCGGCGCAAGACCGGCTATCTCCTCACGGAGGCCGGCCAGCGCGTCGCCGACAGCGCCGAAACGATGGAATCGACCATCGTCGCCAACCAGGAGCAGGTCGGCGGCTCCGTGGCACGGCTGACCGGCACGGTCCGGATCGGTGCGCCCGACGGGTTCGGCACCGCCTTCCTGGCGCCGCGGCTGGCGCCGTTCGCCGACCGCTACCCGGATCTCGACCTGCAACTTGTGGCCACCGCGCGGCTGTTCAGCCTCTCCAAGCGCGAGGCCGATATCGCCATCAGCCTGACCATGCCGAAGGAAGGCCGCATCGTCGGGCGCAAGCTGCTCGACTATCGGCTCGGGCTTTATGCGGCGCCGGCCTATCTCGAACGTTTCCCCGAGATCACGTCGCGCGAGGTGCTGCCGCAGCATCGCTTCGTCGGCTATATCGAGGAACTGCTGTTCACGCCGGAGCTCGACTATCTGCCGCAGGTGTCGCCGCGGATCTCTGCGCGCCTGCGCAGCGCCAATCTGATCGCGCAGCTCAACGCCACGCTCGCGGGCTTCGGCATCGCCGTGCTGCCGCATTTCATGGCGAGCGATTATCCGCAGCTCGTGGCGGTGCTGCCCGAGGAAATCTCGATCACGCGGACATTCTGGATGCTGATGCACGCAGACAGCAAAGACCTCGCGCGGATCAGGGCTGTCGCGGATTACATCTCGGAGATTGTCGAGCGCGAGCGGGCGTTGTTTGCGGGGCGGACTTCGTAG
- a CDS encoding AMP-binding protein, whose product MTTFQEARAFLLHHRTDYETAVKGFRWPDPVPFNWALDWFDAELATNAETKDQPALWIVDAAQDKQTKLSFAALSQRSNQVANFLRAQGLKRGDHLLLLLGNVVPLWETMLAAMKLGVVVIPATTLLTAEELRDRLDRGKAKVVVAAEDQVAKFASLGAGNIVRIVVGAASDGWLAYDEAAKAPESFAADGPTNADDPMLLYFTSGTTAKPKLVRHSQRSYPVGHLSTMYWIGLKPGDVHLNISSPGWAKHAWSCFFAPWNAGATVFVVNQPRFDAKGLLATIGRCGVTTLCAPPTVWRLFIQENLASFKVALREVCGAGEPLNPEVIDQVQAAWGLTIRDGYGQTETTALAGNSPGQKIKVGSMGRPLPGYRVQVSDADGHPAKEGEVALVLGADRPAGLMQGYQGDDGKLSGAEGELYRSGDVVFEDEDGYLTFVGRSDDVFKSSDYRISPFELESVLLEHELVAEAAVVPSPDPIRLAIPKAFVLLTSGAERSPATALSIFQHLHTRLAPFKRIRRLEIVTELPKTISGKIRRVQLRRLERDDDRNDPLRGREFREEDFPELPKTRSEA is encoded by the coding sequence ATGACGACATTTCAGGAAGCGCGCGCGTTTCTGCTTCATCACCGCACGGACTACGAGACCGCGGTCAAAGGTTTCCGCTGGCCCGATCCGGTTCCCTTCAACTGGGCGCTTGACTGGTTCGACGCCGAGTTGGCGACGAATGCGGAAACTAAGGACCAGCCCGCGCTCTGGATCGTCGATGCCGCCCAGGACAAGCAGACAAAACTGTCCTTCGCGGCGCTGTCGCAGCGCTCCAATCAGGTCGCCAACTTCCTCCGCGCACAGGGCCTGAAGCGCGGCGACCATCTCCTGCTGCTGCTCGGCAACGTGGTTCCGCTGTGGGAGACGATGCTGGCTGCGATGAAGCTCGGCGTCGTCGTGATCCCCGCGACCACGCTGCTCACTGCCGAGGAACTTCGCGATCGGCTCGATCGCGGCAAGGCGAAGGTGGTGGTGGCTGCCGAAGACCAGGTCGCGAAATTCGCAAGCCTCGGTGCCGGGAACATCGTCCGCATCGTCGTCGGCGCGGCCTCCGATGGCTGGCTTGCCTATGACGAGGCGGCGAAGGCGCCTGAGAGTTTTGCGGCCGACGGCCCGACCAACGCCGACGACCCGATGCTGCTCTATTTCACCTCGGGCACGACGGCCAAACCAAAACTGGTGCGGCACAGCCAGCGCAGCTATCCCGTCGGCCACCTCTCGACCATGTACTGGATCGGGCTGAAGCCCGGCGACGTCCATCTCAACATCTCTTCGCCCGGCTGGGCCAAGCACGCCTGGAGCTGCTTCTTCGCGCCGTGGAATGCCGGCGCGACCGTGTTCGTCGTCAACCAGCCGCGCTTCGATGCCAAGGGCCTGCTTGCCACCATCGGCCGCTGCGGCGTCACCACGCTGTGCGCGCCGCCGACGGTGTGGCGGCTGTTCATCCAGGAGAACCTTGCATCGTTCAAGGTGGCCTTGCGCGAGGTCTGCGGCGCCGGCGAGCCGCTCAATCCTGAAGTGATCGACCAGGTGCAGGCCGCCTGGGGCCTCACCATCCGCGACGGCTACGGCCAGACCGAAACCACCGCGCTCGCGGGCAACTCGCCGGGTCAGAAGATCAAGGTCGGCTCGATGGGCCGCCCGCTGCCGGGCTATCGCGTGCAGGTCAGCGATGCCGACGGCCATCCGGCGAAGGAGGGCGAGGTCGCGCTGGTGCTGGGCGCTGACCGCCCCGCCGGCCTGATGCAGGGCTATCAGGGCGACGACGGCAAGTTGTCGGGCGCGGAAGGCGAGCTTTATCGCAGCGGCGACGTCGTGTTCGAGGACGAGGACGGCTATCTCACCTTCGTCGGCCGTTCCGACGACGTCTTCAAGTCCTCCGACTATCGCATCAGCCCGTTCGAGCTGGAGAGCGTGCTGCTGGAGCACGAGCTCGTCGCCGAGGCCGCCGTGGTGCCGAGCCCCGATCCGATCCGGCTCGCGATCCCCAAGGCCTTCGTGCTGCTGACTTCGGGCGCGGAGCGCTCGCCGGCGACGGCGCTGTCGATTTTCCAGCATCTGCACACGCGCCTTGCGCCGTTCAAGCGGATCCGACGCCTTGAAATCGTCACCGAACTGCCGAAGACGATCTCTGGAAAAATCCGCCGGGTGCAGCTACGCAGGCTCGAACGCGACGATGATCGCAACGATCCGCTGCGCGGCCGGGAATTCCGTGAGGAGGATTTTCCGGAGCTGCCGAAAACACGGAGTGAGGCCTAA
- a CDS encoding TIGR03862 family flavoprotein has product MTAVAVIGAGPAGLMAAEVLAQGGARVTVYDAMPSAGRKFLMAGRGGLNLTHSEPLPQFMARYREAAPKLQAAIEAFSPDGLRAWSEALGEPTFVGTSGRVFPKAFKASPLLRAWLRRLDAAGVRFAFRHRWTGWDGEGRLQFQTPDGARAIAAGATVLALGGASWPRLGSDGAWVDYLAARGVAISKLRPANSGFTVAWSDVLRDRFEGQPLKGVALTVGAHTVRGEAMITRSGIEGGAIYALSAELREAVLGIGQARLSIALRPDLDAAALTTRLSGTRGKQSLANFLRKAAQLSPVGIGLMQEAAIASGRTLAALSPAELAQLVNAIPVQLTGVAPIDRAISTAGGIAFDELDADFMIRKLPGVFAAGEMLDWEAPTGGYLLQASFATGTAAGRGVVKWLNR; this is encoded by the coding sequence CTGACAGCCGTCGCCGTCATCGGCGCCGGTCCCGCCGGGCTGATGGCGGCGGAGGTGCTGGCGCAGGGCGGTGCCCGCGTCACCGTGTATGACGCCATGCCGTCCGCGGGCCGAAAGTTCCTGATGGCCGGCCGCGGCGGTCTCAACCTCACCCACAGCGAGCCGCTGCCGCAATTCATGGCGCGCTATCGCGAGGCGGCACCGAAGCTGCAGGCGGCGATCGAGGCCTTTTCGCCGGACGGCTTGCGGGCCTGGAGCGAGGCCCTTGGCGAGCCGACCTTCGTCGGCACCAGCGGGCGGGTGTTTCCAAAGGCATTCAAGGCCTCGCCCTTGTTGCGCGCCTGGCTGCGCCGGCTCGATGCCGCCGGGGTGCGCTTTGCCTTCCGTCATCGCTGGACCGGCTGGGACGGCGAGGGGCGGCTTCAGTTTCAAACGCCAGATGGCGCGCGGGCCATCGCGGCCGGCGCGACGGTGCTCGCACTTGGCGGCGCAAGCTGGCCGCGGCTCGGCTCGGATGGCGCGTGGGTCGATTATCTCGCCGCAAGGGGCGTTGCCATCTCAAAGCTCCGGCCGGCCAATTCCGGCTTCACGGTCGCATGGTCCGATGTGTTACGCGATCGGTTCGAGGGCCAGCCGCTCAAGGGCGTGGCGCTGACGGTCGGCGCGCACACGGTGCGCGGCGAGGCGATGATTACCCGAAGCGGCATCGAAGGCGGCGCGATCTATGCGCTGTCGGCGGAGCTGCGCGAGGCGGTGCTGGGGATCGGGCAGGCGCGACTTTCGATCGCGTTGCGGCCCGACCTCGATGCCGCCGCGCTGACCACGCGCCTGTCGGGCACGCGCGGCAAGCAATCGCTGGCGAATTTTCTGCGCAAGGCGGCGCAATTGTCGCCGGTCGGCATCGGCCTGATGCAGGAAGCGGCCATTGCATCCGGCCGCACGCTGGCGGCGCTTTCGCCGGCAGAGCTCGCCCAGCTGGTGAACGCCATTCCGGTTCAGCTCACCGGCGTCGCCCCGATCGATCGCGCCATCTCGACCGCGGGCGGGATTGCCTTCGATGAGCTCGACGCCGACTTCATGATCCGCAAGCTGCCCGGCGTGTTCGCCGCGGGCGAGATGCTGGACTGGGAAGCGCCGACCGGCGGCTATCTGCTGCAGGCGTCGTTTGCGACGGGGACTGCCGCGGGTCGGGGTGTGGTGAAGTGGCTCAACCGCTAA
- a CDS encoding D-TA family PLP-dependent enzyme gives MTTTLAAKIAREYGTPCAVIDMDKVERNIARIQKACDDAGVANRPHIKTHKNPTIAKMQVAAGAKGITCQKLGEAEIMANAGIDDILISYNLLGEEKMARLGALQAKANMTVAADNSTVVAGLPKAAAASGRPLSVVVECDTGRKRAGVETPAEAIALAREIAGSKGLEFAGFMMYPTETGWADAQKFYDEALAGVRAHGLDAKIVSTGGTPNLKNLGKLKGGTEHRFGTYIYNDRMQVAAGSATWDDCALHIYSTVVSRAAPERGILDAGSKTLTTDTGGLDGHGLILEHPEAKIAKFAEEHGFLDLSRSNTRPNVGDVVRIVPNHVCVVVNMMDEVVMVRGEEIIGTLPVAARGKLR, from the coding sequence ATGACAACCACCCTCGCCGCAAAGATCGCCCGTGAGTACGGCACGCCCTGCGCCGTCATCGACATGGACAAGGTCGAACGCAACATCGCGCGCATACAGAAGGCCTGCGACGATGCCGGCGTCGCCAACCGTCCGCACATCAAGACGCACAAGAACCCGACCATCGCTAAGATGCAGGTCGCGGCGGGCGCCAAGGGCATCACCTGCCAGAAGCTCGGCGAAGCCGAGATCATGGCCAATGCCGGCATCGACGACATCCTCATCAGCTACAATCTCCTGGGCGAAGAGAAGATGGCGCGTCTCGGCGCGCTTCAGGCGAAGGCCAACATGACGGTGGCCGCCGACAATTCCACCGTCGTCGCCGGTCTGCCCAAGGCCGCCGCGGCGTCGGGCCGTCCGCTCTCGGTCGTCGTCGAATGCGACACCGGGCGCAAGCGCGCGGGCGTCGAGACGCCGGCCGAAGCGATTGCGCTGGCGCGTGAGATCGCCGGATCCAAGGGGCTCGAATTCGCGGGCTTCATGATGTACCCGACCGAAACCGGCTGGGCGGATGCACAGAAATTCTACGATGAAGCGCTGGCCGGCGTACGCGCGCACGGGCTCGATGCAAAGATCGTCTCGACCGGCGGCACGCCGAACCTGAAGAATCTCGGCAAGCTCAAGGGCGGCACCGAGCATCGCTTCGGCACCTATATCTACAACGACCGCATGCAGGTCGCGGCCGGCTCCGCCACCTGGGACGACTGCGCGCTCCACATCTATTCGACGGTGGTGAGCCGCGCCGCGCCCGAGCGCGGCATCCTCGATGCAGGCTCGAAGACGCTGACGACCGACACCGGCGGGCTCGACGGCCACGGCCTGATCCTGGAACATCCCGAAGCCAAGATCGCCAAATTCGCCGAGGAACACGGTTTTCTCGACCTCTCCCGCAGCAACACGCGGCCCAACGTCGGCGACGTGGTGCGGATCGTGCCCAACCACGTCTGCGTCGTCGTCAACATGATGGACGAGGTGGTGATGGTGCGCGGCGAGGAGATCATCGGCACGCTGCCGGTCGCGGCACGCGGGAAGTTGAGGTAG